The DNA sequence GCCGCCTTGACCTTGTCGAACTTCCAGAAACCGTCCGCCAACCCCAGCTTCGACTGCACCCACGGCACCGCGCTGTGCTGCAACCAATCGAGCATCTGCGGCGCCAACTCGTACAGGCGCACCAGTTGCTTGGCAAGCATCGGTATCAGCACCAGCAACAGGGCGCTCACAATCAGCGTGAACAGCGCAAATACCGCCACCACGCCCCAGGTTCGCGACAGGCCGAGTTTTTCCAGGCGATCCACCACCGGATCGAACAGATAGGCCAACAGCAGCGCAACCAGGAACGGCGTGAGGATCGGATGCAGCAAATAGATAAGCGCAATCAGCAGGGCGACCCCACCCAACCAGAACCAACGCCGCGTATCGCCCATGAACCACTCCCTAGCTATATAAAGAAAGAAAACCTACCAACGGAACCGCAGATTGGCTGCCGGCGCAGGCGTTGGCGCGGTGACCGGAACCGAACCGTCGGCGGCTGGCTGAGGCACAGGCTCTGGCGCGACAGGCTCACCGGCAGGCACTTCCTGCAACTTCGCCAGGGCCAGTTGCGCTTTCAGTTGCTCGGCGCTGCCGTTGACCCGATAGACGATCCGGTCGCCTTCAACCCGCTGCAACTGCCCACCAAACGGCTCGAGCAAACGCCCAAGGGCCGCATAACGCTCCAGGTTCATGCCCTGCACTTCCAGCAATTGTTCGGTGGCCACGCCCGGCTTGGCGACGAAGCGCGGCGCCAGCCGTTGACTCACCGCCAACATCACCGCATCGGCCAGGGCGGCAGGATCGGCGCCTTGGGCGGTGCCCTGCTCGCGCTGGTCGCCCAACCACAGGCGCCAGGTCCCATGCCACTGCCCGCCCTCCTCCTTGGCATGAACCGCCAGCAAGGCGTCCGTCGCGTATCGCTCCGAGGCTTCACGCAAGGGCGCCGGGTCGTTGCCTTCCAGATTCGGCGCGGTGGCGACGATCTGCTCGCTCAAGTCC is a window from the Pseudomonas brassicacearum genome containing:
- a CDS encoding DUF2066 domain-containing protein, with the translated sequence MRLFKFLSVGCLSLISLASHAETLNGLFQVLEPVSNQTPEERNQATLRALDTLVLRLTGDAKAAQNPGLAAIRKDPQQIILQYGYDAGPPESLKVDFDPASSDRALRSAGLSLWGANRPSILGWWLNDSTEGSSLVGDGQASAAPLRRAAQHRGLPLHLPLADLSEQIVATAPNLEGNDPAPLREASERYATDALLAVHAKEEGGQWHGTWRLWLGDQREQGTAQGADPAALADAVMLAVSQRLAPRFVAKPGVATEQLLEVQGMNLERYAALGRLLEPFGGQLQRVEGDRIVYRVNGSAEQLKAQLALAKLQEVPAGEPVAPEPVPQPAADGSVPVTAPTPAPAANLRFRW